The genomic DNA GGGTGAGGGTGACCGCCATGCCCTCGCGGAGCGTGTCGTGGTCGTCGATGACGAGGATGCGAGCCATGGGGGCGACCCTATCCCGTTCTGGCGCCCAGGGGCGAAGTGGGCACAATGCGCCCCCCCATGACGACGATCGCCCCCTTGGAAGACCTTCGCGCCCTGTTGTCCCGACACGTCCCCCAGGATCTCAAGGAGCGGGAAGATCTGGAGCTCATGCGCCGCTTCGCCAGCGAACTGGAGCGGCCCTTCTCCCGGAAGCAGCTCCGGGCGCACTTCACGGGCAGCGCCGTGGTGGTGGACCCGGCGGGGGAGCGGGTGGCGCTGGTGCTCCATGGCAAGTTCAACCGGTGGTTGCAGCCCGGAGGACACGCGGAGGACGTGGACGCGGGCAGCATGGAGGCCTCGGCGTTGCGCGAGGCGCG from Melittangium boletus DSM 14713 includes the following:
- a CDS encoding NUDIX hydrolase, yielding MTTIAPLEDLRALLSRHVPQDLKEREDLELMRRFASELERPFSRKQLRAHFTGSAVVVDPAGERVALVLHGKFNRWLQPGGHAEDVDAGSMEASALREAREETGCRVSLHPKAPSPLDVDVHLISARKDEPEHLHLDVRFLVVAENPEALLHDPNESSGAQWFGWDEALARVGQEAALRRLMEKARGVVRGG